The Lycium ferocissimum isolate CSIRO_LF1 chromosome 1, AGI_CSIRO_Lferr_CH_V1, whole genome shotgun sequence genome includes a region encoding these proteins:
- the LOC132057442 gene encoding gamma-glutamylcyclotransferase 2-1-like, whose product MVFWIFGYGSLVWNPGFEYDEKMIGYIKDYKRVFDLACIDHRGTPKHPARTCTLEESEGSVCWGAVYCVRGGPEKEKKAMEYLERRECEYDSKTSVDFFTEEDSAQPALTGVIVFTSTPDKVNNKYYLGPAPLEEMAWQIATAHGPCGDNREYIFKMEKALYDIGHEDDYIIELANEVRKVREILNSGIQEELIGSAHISLKTKTSSPVKIFSLPEPVAVAADS is encoded by the exons atggtattctggatttttgGCTATGGCTCCTTGGTGTGGAATCCAGGTTTTGAATATGATGAGAAAATGATAGGTTACATCAAGGATTACAAGCGCGTGTTTGATCTTG CTTGCATTGATCACAGAGGTACACCTAAACACCCTGCAAGAACTTGCACCTTGGAAGAAAGTGAAGGATCTGTTTGC TGGGGTGCTGTTTATTGTGTGCGAGGAGGGcctgaaaaggaaaagaaagcaaTGGAG TATCTTGAAAGAAGAGAGTGCGAGTACGATAGCAAGACCTCAGTAGACTTCTTCACG GAAGAAGACTCTGCTCAGCCAGCTTTAACGGGAGTAATAGT GTTTACATCCACTCCTGACAAAGTGAATAATAAATACTATCTAGGGCCTGCCCCATTGGAAGAGATGGCCTG GCAAATTGCGACTGCTCATGGTCCTTGTGGCGACAACAGAGAATACATATTCAAAATGGAGAAGGCTCTGTACGATATTGGTCATGAAGATGATTACATCATAGAGCTGGCAAATGAAGTGCGGAAAGTTCGTGAAATCCTGAATTCTGGGATTCAGGAGGAGTTAATTGGTTCTGCCCACATCTCACTCAAAACCAAAACTTCTTCACCTGTGAAAATCTTTTCCTTGCCAGAACCAGTTGCTGTCGCTGCAGACTCGTGA